The Streptomyces achromogenes DNA segment GTCTGGTGCGGTACGCGCGCGCCGAGGCGGACGTCGACGGGCCGCGCACGACCGTGCCGGACCTGGCCGGCCAGGAGGCCCCGGAGCTGGTCCTGGTCAACGACGACGACCTGACGTACTGCAAGACCCGCTTCGACGAGACCTCGTTGGACGCCCTGCGCTCCTCCCTGGGCGACATCACCGACCCGCTGGCCCGCGCGCTGTGCTGGTCGGCGCTGTGGAACATGACGCGGGACGCGCTGCTGCCCGCGCGGGACTTCATCGGGCTGGTGCTGCGCTTCGCGGGCCGCGAGTCGGACATCGGCGTGCTGCAGATGCTGCACGCGTGGGCGGAGTCGGCGCTGGTGCACTATGTGGCTCCGCCGCTGCGGGAGACCGGCGCGCGGCTGCTGGCCGAGGGCGCCGAGCGCGAGCTGTACGCCGCCGCGCCGGGCAGCGAGCACCAGCTGGCCTGGGCGCGCTTCTTCGCCGGCAGGGCCGAGAGCCCGGCCGGCTTCGAGCTGTTGCAGGGCCTGCTGGACGGCACGTCGGCGATCGAGGGGCTGGAGGTGGACCAGGAACTGCGCTGGACGTTCCTGGAGCCGCTGGCCGCACACGGGTACGCGGACGAGAAGGCGCTGGCGGCCGAACTGGCCCGTGACGACACCGCGTCCGGCAAGCGCCACCAGGTCCGCTGCCTCGCCGCCCGCCCCTCGGCGGCGGTGAAGGCGCAGGCGTGGGCGCAGGTGGTGGAGTCCGACGCCCTCTCCAACGCCCTGGTGGAGGCGACGATCGCCGGGTTCGGCCAGCCCTCGCAGCGGGAGCTGCTGGCGCCGTACCGGGACAAGTACTTCGCGGCGATCGAGCGGGTCTGGTCCGAGCGCTCCATCCAGATCGCGATGACTATCGTCAAGGGCCTGTTCCCGTCCTTGCAGGACTCCCCGCAGACGCTGGTGGAGACGGACATCTGGCTGGCCGCGCACGACGCGGCGCCCCCGGCGCTGCGCCGGCTGGTCCTCGAGGCGTGGGACGACCACGCACGGGGCCTGCGCGGACAGGCGTGCGACGCACGGGCCGAAGCGGGATCCTCGGACGACTAGGGCGCGTTCCGCGAGCCCCGTCCGTGCGTCCGGTCCGAGCGCTTCCCCCCACGGGCCTTGCCTTTGGCCATGAATTCCGCCGACGGTCACCGTTACGGAATTCAGTCAATCCGACCCGTAACCCCTGGCCCCTTCATTCGGGACCAGGGGTTTTCGGCCCCTAGTCGGCACCCGAACACCCGTCCTTTAGGGCGAACTTGTCCCGATTTGTCGACAGGCGTGTAACGGCGGTTAATCGGCCTGCTCGGTGCGGAATCCCCGTTGCATGAACCACAACACCCCGCTCCCCCGCGTCCCCTCGGCGTCCCCCCGCCCCGTCCGCCGCCGCCTCTCCGACGTCCACCGCCGCGTCGCCACCGCCGCCCGCCTCCGCTCGCAGGGTGTGGCGGCCGCCGAGGCCGACGAGCAGTGCCGTCCCGGCGGGCCCTGGCAGCAGGTGCTGCCCGGCGTGTACCTGCTCCACCCGGGACCGCCCACCAGCGAGGAGCGGCTGCACGCGGTGCTGATGTACGCGGCCCGCCAGACCTCCACGCCCGGGGTGCCGTCCCAGCCCGCCTCGGGGGACCCGCACCGGCCGGTGTACCGGGACGCGATGATCACGGGTCTGGCGGCACTGAACCTGCACGGTCTGGCATCCGCCCCGCCGCTGACGTCGCTGGAGCACGTCGACGTCCTGGTGCCGCGGCTGCGCCGGCTGCGCTCGACGGGCTGCGCGCACGTCGTCCGCACGGCCTCGCTGCCGGCTCCCGAGCAGGCGACCGGGGTCCCGGTGGCGCCGGTGCCGCGCGCCCTGGCCGACGCGGTGGCCGGGCTGACGGACGCGGGCCTGGTGCGGCGGCTGCTGTCGGAGGCGGTGCGCGGGGGTCACTGCGAACCGGCGTCCGTGGTGCGGGAGCTGAACGACGCCAAGCTGCTGAGCCGGCCGCATGTGGTGGACGCCGTCGACGCGTTGCTCGCGGAGGGACGCGCGATCGCGGAGGAGCGCCTGTACGCGATGGTGCGCGAGCACGGCCTGCCCGACCCGGTGTGGAACGTGGACCTGCGCCTGCCCGGCGGCCCCCGCCTCGGAGGCCTGGACGCCTACTGGCCGGACCAGGCGGTGGCCGTGGAGCTTGACACCCGGGCCCCGCGCCAGGACGACGACGCGCTGTGGTCCGAGTACGCGCGCAAGCGGGAACACCTGGAGCGTCTGGGCATCACCGTCGTGTACGTCACGCCGAGGAAGCTGCGGGACGCGAGCGAGCAGCAGGCGGCGGTGATCCGCACGGCCCTGATGGCATCGGGCGACCGCGACCCGGCCGCGTATGTCGTGGTGCTTCCCCGGCATTGAAGCCCCTCTGGTGAAGGAGGGGATTCCTGGTTCGGGCAGCCTGGCGGAACAGCGTTCCGCCAGGCTGCCCGCAGTGTCGGCAACCAGCCGGGTCGAGGCCGGCCCGGACGCCGTGCGCCCTGCGCAGCGGCTCGAGGTGCACCCCGGGGTCGCCGCCGGCCGGAGCGGCGACGGGCCCTCGGCCGCCCTCTCATTCCGCGGGCGGCACGGCTTCCTTCGGCGGCACTGCCTCCCCGGACGCCACAGCCTCCCCCGATGCCACGCCCTCCCCGGGCGCGATGACCTGCTCGGACCGCGCGGCTTCCTCGGACGGCGCGGCGCTCCGGCCGTTCGCCGGGCGTTGCCGCCACAGTGCCAGCCGCGGTGTCGACCAGGCGGACCCGGGTGAGGGAGGCGACGGCGTCCAGGTCGTGCCAGGCGGCCATGTCGGTGGAGCCGTTCACCTCGTGGCGCAGCTCCCCGCCGACGACCCGCCCCTCGTAGAGGACGCGGACGGCGTGATGGTCCACGGGGCCCCGCAGGCCCTCGCGGCGGAAGGTGTGGCGGGCGGAGTCGATGCCGAGCAGGCCGGTCACCTCGACGCGGTAGCCGGTCTCCTCGTCGAGCTCGCGCACGACGGTGTCGAGGGGGTCCTCGCCGTGTTCCATACCGCCGCCGGGGAGCACCCACTCAGGGGTGCCGTCGGGAGCCGGCGAGCGGGCGAGCAGCAACCGGCCGTCGCGGACGCAGACGGCGTAGGCCGCCACCCTCAACCTCTTGCGCATACCGGGACGGTAGCCGGACCCGTCCGCCCGGGCAGGGGTTTTCCGGTCCCACAGCCGCCGGACAGCCAGCGCACAGTCGGCTCGTAGAGGGTTTTCCCCATGCATCCATATCGATTCGGTCAACTCTCCCCAAACAACTGACTCTTAGGCAAAGCTTTGCGGTCATCCGGGAGCGCATTCCGGAGGACCGTGATCAGGCAGGAACGGCCTGATCACGCGTCGCTCGTTCCTTTACCTACAAGGGATGCCGATGACCCTCACCCCCGAGCGTGAACCGATATCGGGCGCAAGACGCGTGGCCCGGATAGCCGTGGCCGCGGGCCTCGTGGCCGCGCTGTCCGCGGCCGGACCGATACCCATGGCCTTCTCCGCCGACGCCGGCCAGACCCCCGCCGCGGCAGACCCTGGCGTGAAGTCCGCCCACGACAAGCTCGGCTCCGACGACGCCGACCTCCTCGCCGAGGCCAAGGCCGCCGGCGACAAGAACGTCACGCTGATGGTCGCGACCGCCCCCGGCCAGACCGAGCAGGTCGCCGAGGAGCTGGACGCGGTCAAGGGCGGCTCCGTGGGCCAGTCCTACGACAAGCTCGGCTACGTCCGCGCCACCGTCCCGACCGGCAAGGCCGACTCCGCGATCGCCGCGGCCGCCAAGCTGTCCTCGGTGCACGCCATCGACCTGCGCCAGGACATCGTCCTCGACGACCCGGCGCCCAGCGCGGACACCGCCAAGGCCGGCAGGTCCGCCGCGAAGACGAAGACCTACCCGGCGCCGAGCCGGAAGACGCCCGCCGAGAACCCGTACAACCCGTCCTTCGAGACGGGCGCCGTCGACTTCGTGAAGAAGAACCCGAAGGCGGACGGCCGCGGCGTCACCATCGGCATCCTCGACTCCGGCGTGGACCTCGGCCACCCCGCGCTGCAGAAGACCACCACGGGCGAGCGCAAGATCGTCGACTGGGTGACGGCCACCGACCCGATCCTCGACAGCGACGCCTCCTGGCGCCCGATGACGACCTCCGTGTCCGGCCCCAGCTTCGCCTTCGGCGGCCGCACCTGGACCGCGAAGCCCGGCTCGTACCAGGTCAACCTGTTCCGCGAGTCCGCCACCGCCGGCGGCGACGCCAAGGGCGACGTCAACCGCGACGGCGACACCACCGACGTGTGGGGTGTCCTGTACGACGCGGCCGCCGGCACCGTCACCGTCGACGTGAACAACAACGGCGACTTCGGCGACGACACCGCGATGAAGCCGTACAAGGACGGTTACCAGGTCGGCTACTTCGGCACCGACAACCCGGCGACCGACGTCGTCGAGCGCCAGCCGTTCGTCGTGCAGATCCGCAAGGACGTGCCGATGGACCCGTTCGGCGGCGACTGGGTCGGCAAGAAGGCCGACTTCGCCAACATCGGCCTCATCGCCAGCGAGCACGGCACCCACGTGGCCGGCATCACCGCCGCGAACGGCCTGTTCGGCGGCAACATGGACGGCGCCGCGCCCGGCGCGAAGCTCGTCTCCTCCCGCGCCTGCGTCTTCGGCCCGGGCTGCACCAACGTGGCCCTCACCGAGGGCATGATCGACCTGGTCGTCAACCGCGGCGTCGACATCGTCAACATGTCGATCGGCGGTCTGCCGGGTCTGAACGACGGCAACAACGCGCGCGCCGAGCTGTACACGCGCCTCATCGACACCTACGGCGTCCAGCTCGTGATCTCCGCGGGCAACGAGGGCCCCGGCGCGAACACCATCGGCGACCCCGGTCTGGCCGACAAGGTGATCTCGGTCGGCGCGGCCATCTCCAAGGAGACCTGGGCCGCCAACTACGGCTCGCAGGTGACGAAGAAGTACGCGCTGCTGCCGTTCTCCTCGCGCGGCCCGCGTGAGGACGGCGGCTTCACGCCGACGCTCGTCGCGCCCGGCGCCTCGATCAACAC contains these protein-coding regions:
- a CDS encoding S8 family serine peptidase; amino-acid sequence: MTLTPEREPISGARRVARIAVAAGLVAALSAAGPIPMAFSADAGQTPAAADPGVKSAHDKLGSDDADLLAEAKAAGDKNVTLMVATAPGQTEQVAEELDAVKGGSVGQSYDKLGYVRATVPTGKADSAIAAAAKLSSVHAIDLRQDIVLDDPAPSADTAKAGRSAAKTKTYPAPSRKTPAENPYNPSFETGAVDFVKKNPKADGRGVTIGILDSGVDLGHPALQKTTTGERKIVDWVTATDPILDSDASWRPMTTSVSGPSFAFGGRTWTAKPGSYQVNLFRESATAGGDAKGDVNRDGDTTDVWGVLYDAAAGTVTVDVNNNGDFGDDTAMKPYKDGYQVGYFGTDNPATDVVERQPFVVQIRKDVPMDPFGGDWVGKKADFANIGLIASEHGTHVAGITAANGLFGGNMDGAAPGAKLVSSRACVFGPGCTNVALTEGMIDLVVNRGVDIVNMSIGGLPGLNDGNNARAELYTRLIDTYGVQLVISAGNEGPGANTIGDPGLADKVISVGAAISKETWAANYGSQVTKKYALLPFSSRGPREDGGFTPTLVAPGASINTTQTWLPGSPVADAGYPLPAGYSMLQGTSMASPQAAGASALLISAAKQHKVALTPAILRTALTSTAHHIKGVQAYEEGAGAIDIVDAWKSIRKGATAHDYTVKAPVDTALDQALKTPGFGTGVYDRESGLKAGQKKTYDVTITRTSGPDKAVRHELELENNAAGTFRIVGDDDVKLPLNKPVTVRIQAKPKAAGIASAILTVDDPKTEGVDKQILNTVVVSTPVKHTFSVSNTVQRNSFQSYFLTVPEGAKSFEVAIGGLKDKSQTRFISIHPYGVAVEDSSTIYCYSNYPDTNGCRPDARSYQNPQAGVWEIEVESRRTSPLLDNPYKLDATVYGAAFDPATVTVPEAKVGTPAAVSWKVTNNFAAIDGKLAGGPLGSSKATRPTIANGTTQTTTVEVPAGAKSLDVSIGNVSDASADLDLTVFDAAGNQVAQQADGDSEEAVSIPSPAAGTYTIEVAGYSVPAGTTAYDYLDVFFSSSLGTVAVDASTPVKLATGASASVKATVTAAAAAPEGRAFFGQVQLVNARGTVAGSGSVAIEKVTP